aattttgaaatttaattatgtcaacgagaaaatatgaatccggatatgaaaaagaaaatattaaacaaaatattaaggatcGCTGATTAAATCATTAGCCTAGGACCTCATATTGTGAAGAGCTAGTTCTGTGGGACGGTTACTTGTTAGTATGAAAAAATTGAACTCTATATTATTTTTatgtgtaaaataaaaaataaattattataagtatttatttacatttttacttttaaaattttccttttggtttttagttattttttaaaaataaaaaaaaataattttagaattaattGTTTTGGAAATATGGGGCTATAATATTCAATATTCAAAGTAAATTTTTATACAttgaattattttataaatacaaTTATAATATCGAATTGAAatagaattaaaattaaaatatccaaaaatcttttaaaatttaaaataataaaaattaggtAAAATGTCCTCATCGTCAAATGCAATAGGATTTGCTTTGTAGCAATAAATGATGAGttctgaaatataataattaagtaaaataattataatagcTTAATCTATgttatcatattttttattttttatttttatttttactatattaATAATAGTTCAAAATTTTTTGTCCAATGATAAATGTGAGCATTTATTCAatcaatttttttatgatttaattttaaaaatattaacccaAAAAATtgttagttttttgtttttaattttttattattaattttaatttttcataatttttgagaaatattatgaaatgaatcCTAAATTGTTAATACCTCACATTTATATTTAagattaataaataaaatgcagaatatatatttttggatatatatagaaggaagaaaattgaaaaatttttttttttcattacagtTTTGCAAATTCTCCAcagattaaaaaaattaaaaaaataatgttaGTTGGTAAAACTATTTTCCAACTAAATATATCTTAAGATATTGTTCAACTttatatttctaaaaattattagGATATTTAACTTTATCTAAATCAAACGCAATGTCAccttttagaaaagtttaattctCATAgagaagaaaatataatttattttttcgatctaatataaagaaaatgttataaaaatcATCATCCCCTTGAATTATTCTTAATTAAACATTGATTCAAAAATCAAAAGCCTAATTGCCTCCTTTTgaattcttcaatatttttttttttcaaaaaaaaaagaaagaaaacattctaaaatactaaaataGTAACTTTGAAGCTGTCCTACAATGATTTTGTTGCAATCTATTTTTGAAACATGGCACCTCATGTTCTAccaaatggtatttttttttttttttttaaattttagttaaGCAGTATGAGTAATCGTCAATGCAAATCAGTACAATAATCATTATTGGAGTAATATGATTGCTGTCAGTATGTCAAAATCCCATTTTGAAGATTTGACGAATCCCAGTAAAAACCTGAGATTTGGACCCTATGCGACGTCGTTTCACAGGTGCAAGCAGGATCCGGAGTCAAACTCCATACAGCCACCTAGTATTAAACGCCAACACAGCATAGATTTGCACGCTAAGCGCTCTGATTTCCAAAATGATAATTGCTCCCCCACGCGCACTTCACCGCGTGCCTGCCGCCCCCACTTCTCCAATCCGCCAATCGAAATTTCCGGGCCCCTACCCGGACCCACCTGAAATGATCACTCATGGACCCTCCGATTGATGGACGCGACCCGACACGGCGCCACGTGGACCCCCTCCCCTCTCCGCCGCACTGTAAGCTCCCTGCGCTGTTCCACACCCGATCAGGCcgtcactcactcactcactcactcactctgtcACTCTGGTCACTCTacgtctatatatatatatgaccagCCTGATTTGATCAACCGACGGCGGCGATCGGAAATGTGCAAACTTTCATGACACTGATCTTTCGAATCGCCGTTGGAGAATTCATGAAGCTGGGTTGAGAAAAAAGGACAATCTGAAAAGGGCAAAAAATATCAGAACAAAATAAAAAACCCCCAATTATTTCTTCTCGTACGCTCTGCTTTTTGGTTGCAGAGGTGCAGTTACGGAGAGAGCGACAGTGAAGAAAAGGGGCAGCAGAAGCAACCTCCACCGCCAATACCGACTCTTCGGTTTTTTGTTTTTGGGGGAATGGACGAGAGGCCGGAGACGGAGTTGATATCGATACCGGCGACGCCAAGGGCGTCAACGCCGGAGATACAGACTCCGTCGGGGCAGAGGTCTCCGAGGCCGAAGGAGGCGAAGACGTCGGCGACGTGGACACCGACGTCGTTCATATCGCCGAGGTTTCTGAGTCCGATAGGGACGCCGATGAAGAGGGTGCTGGTGAACATGAAGGGGTACTTGGAGGAGGTAGGTCACCTCACGAAGCTGAATCCTCAGGACGCTTGGCTCCCCATCACAGAGTCGCGCAATGGCAACGCCCACTACGCCGCGTTCCACAATCTCAACGCTGGCGTTGGCTTCCAAGCCCTCGTTCTACCCGTCGCCTTCTCTTTCCTCGGCTGGTACGCTTTTAATTTCTCCTTCTCTGTCAATCTTAATCCTCGTTGTTTGATCTGTGGGATTTTGTTTCTTGAAAAGATTGCGGGAAAACGATTGATGCttaaaatataattttccttCTGGCCTAGGTCGAGTTCGTTTTATGATGCTTCGTCTTCCCCGGTCCCTTTCATTGGGGATTAATCTAATATCTGTACTTCGTGCATTAAATGAAGATTAAACTCTAAAAGCCGCCACCAGTTctgttttgttttcatttttgtttattCATTTATTGTTAAGGGTCGAAGAGTTAGATTGCTTCTGTGGTATGTAACTCAGGATTAAATAAAGTAGTGAACTGAACTGGCCGGCCGACGTTGCTGTAAACGCAGTTCCGGCTCATGACCGTTTCGTTCTCCTTCATTCCTCATATTTTtcgttaaaaaaaaatataatttaacatACAGTTTTCAATGgtaattttactttatttttcatGTCTACATTTTATTTcaagcgctctctctctctctctctctctctctctctgaggaaTGCCAGAACAACAATCATGGTTGGTGGGTCTACCAGGAAATTACATCACTGAGTTTGATTTGAATGAGAGGAAGAAACATCCTTGCGGCGACTGATAATTTATTCCTTTCATCATTTGCATTTCCTTTTTTCGAGAACACAAAATCAATTGTTGAACAGGGATGCCGGCCATACATGGGGGACAATCCATAATTCGATTTCTTCTTTAGAGAATGAAGACCGAAAAGCATTTTGTAGCCCATAGATTGTTACATAGGATGCTTCTTCCCATTCAGGATGACACGATGCGCATGTCGCTCCTAGGTTCACACCTCACACGGCAACCCAAAGCAAACTGCTAAAGTTTTCGTTCATTCTATTCTAAAGTTACCTGAATACTATACTTTTTTCCTCCATGTTAAgtgcttgttaaaaatatttttttcttttttcttttagttttttaattttttttaaaaaaactaactaaattttaatttttacaatatttgtatgaaataaatgaactatTAGAAATAGTTTTTacgtgaaaatagttttattttctattttttatttttcaaataattataaaagcgtcatcttattttcaatttttaaaatttgcaaagaaaagttgaaaaatatctttttattgttttcctaGGTTTCTAATCTTTACTTTGTGTACTGGAGCATGAAATTTTGATCttgaactttaatttgtgtgaattatatattataattttttctaaatccgcacaaatctaaattcaagtttCAAAATCCATGATATCAAATATTACCTTatatgaattttttgaaaaattaaaaaacaagtttttttttttgtgtgattattttgaaatctagaaataaaaaatgaaaaattattttgtacatttgaacaaactatttattttttaccttttcaatttgaaacttgaaaaatagggcaaaatttttataattttttagacaactaaatattagaaaaaagaaaatgtTTTAATTCCACCACGAAACAAACTCCTATTATTTTGCATTTTCCTTCCTTTCTCTAAGACCCATTTgggatttagaaaataaaaagtaaaggaaagaaaaacttaAAGGAATCaaatttttcatgtttggttattaaaaatTTGGTTATTAAAAATTTGGTTCTATATACTATTCaagtttattttttcttaatttttaatcatgttaaacaaattttcagttttaatagtatttgatacagagaaaaaatacattgaaaaaagagttctcttctcttttcctttccaTTCCTTTCCCCCCCCAAACCAAAATTCTTGATCAAAATAGACCCTATTTTCCAAAGTTTGAAAGAGGAATTTTCTCAGCTCTAGCAAGACAATTTGAGTCCCTACTCAATTACTACTCATTTAGAACGTATAATTGTTCTTCTATATTTGGATAAAACAGTAAGCACTGTATTGAGCTCAGAGTTCCCCTGTTCATCTCTCAGTTTCAATCTTAAACCTTCATGTGGGGTTTGACTCCTTGACAAATTAAAGCAATGGCTCAAGGCTGAAGATGTCTAGTGGGAAGACATATTGTACTTACGACGATCGCATACTACTTTGCATGCAAGAAGAGTTCAAAACGCGTGGTGGCCCTTGCATCCAGAATTTTGAACTGCTGAGATAAATCCTCAGCTCCTTCTGTCAAATTTAAAATACCCCACCCCCTGACCCTGCCTTTCCATTTTCACCTCTGCTTCTTAGCCTTCCACATAATTTAATTGAGTGCTATATTATTTGTTTGAACATACAAAATATGACATTGGAAGTTTGTTATTGCTTTCCTTGGCTTGACATGGTTTTGGCTTCTTTGGTTATTTCTTTTGATGCATTGCAGGAGTTGGGGAATACTTTCGTTAACCATAGCCTACTTTTGGCAACTCTATACTCTCTGGATTCTAGTCCAGCTACATGAAGCAGTTCCCGGGAAGAGGTACAACAGATACGTGGAGCTTGCACAAGCAGCATTCGGTGAGATTGCATTCTGACACCTTTACCAATTAGTCAAGAAAATTAAATACCTTGACATGCTATAATCCAGTCTGCTTAACTAGGGATCctaattgtcttttaagattttgttttgtttcttgACATGCTACAATGGAACTACTCTGAATGCATTTTTTCCTTGAGCAGGGGAAAGATTAGGTGTCTGGCTTGCTCTCTTCCCGACTGTTTACTTATCAGCAGGGACTGCGACTGCTTTGATTCTCATTGGAGGGGAGACCATGAAACTTTTCTTCCAGATAGTTTGTGGGCCTCTCTGTTCATCTAATCCTCTAACGACAGTGGAGTGGTATCTGGTGTTCACTTCCTTATGCATTGTTCTATCTCAGCTTCCGAACCTCAATTCAATTGCTGGGCTCTCCCTCGTAGGGGCAGTGACAGCCATTACTTACTCAACCATGGTGTGGGTCCTCTCTGTAAGCCAACAGAGGCCACCCACAATTTCTTACCAGCCCCTTTCTTTGCCTTCGTTCTCTGCTTCTGTATTTTCAGTCATGAATGCACTTGGAATCATAGCCTTTGCATTCAGAGGCCACAATCTAGCTTTGGAGATTCAGGTAGGTGCTCTGTAACATACAACACAATTGAATAAGttctatctctttctctctctctctctctccctcacacACGTGCACACAAAAAATTTAGCTGGAAATGTGGATTTGATCATCTAATTTATCGTCTAAGAAGTTAGTTTGGTTTCTTTCAGGCAACAATGCCATCAACATTTAAGCACCCAGCTCATGTGCCGATGTGGAGGGGTGCCAAAGTTGCCTATTTCTTCATTGCCATGTGCTTGTTCCCTGTTGCTATTGGAGGCTTTTGGGGTTATGGAAACCTTGTAAGTATACCAGCTGTTTTATTTGCTGTTCTATCAGATACAGGTGCATGTGGGAAGTTATGAAAGAGGGATTTGCCCATTAACAACAAACATAAGATGAAGAAAATCTTACCTTATGTGTTTGATTTGCACGGAGTGTCTATTCTTCGGAATAGATTAGTTATAGTAGGCTAAGTACACttagttatataaaaaattatgttaatACAAAAACATAAATGAAATTTTTTACGAGTCCATAACAAGAAATAGACATGGAATAACTACTCCCAAATTTCACTATGGGAACGTTTGTTCCTTTCTCATtagatgttgaatgaaataataaggaacATATGAAGAAATATTACCTacatttccaaaattttcatCAAGGAATACCTTTACGGCAAACCAAACAATCCATCATTATTTTGCACTACTCTAATAGTGTTGAAACTAAGTGGAGCTGCTCATTGCATATTAACATACAAATAAAGGGCACAATTTTCTGTAGGAATAAGATAGGAAAATACTGTAGATTAAAAGATGCTTCAAGGCACGTTATAATGTTGTTTTCCTTAAAATGTTATTTACCCTCACCAGATCGGTGTGTATTGGGTCAGTTAATACGTTTCCTGAATACAGTGAAGCCTAGAATATAATCTTATATCAGTTTGCGTTATACACAAATGAAAACTGATTACAAACACCCTTAGAGTAATCTGAACAAATTTTCTGGAATTCTATTTCTGCAGATAATAGAATCtcgatttgaaaaaaatataatttgtggAAGCTTTTTGtaaaaagagaaggagagaatgataaattttctatatttttcatgGAGTTAACTCTGTCTTTATATAGACAAAATTATGCCTTTGAAATGTTGCATCTGTTCAAATCACGAAGCGTATTTGACCTAGTCGCACCCGGCGTTGAGCCGGGTCAAGACTCTCGCGAATTCATGTTCAGTCGATGGTATCGTCGATCAGGTCGCGCTActtaatcttaaaaaatataagattaatttttaaCCATCTAGTCATGATCAACGATCATGATCTCACAACGATGCAAGCGTGTTAAGTGCTTGTGCGTCAACTAAATGCACCACTAGCGCCCTACTGCCTACGCCACGCACGTGAGTGTGGACGGTACCGTCCTAGGGTgcactagagtacacactagcactatctcttaaccaactttAAGAGATTATTCCACATTATCATTTAGTAATGACCTTTCCAATGTAGGACAAACCCACATAACATTAAACACTCCTCATGAATgttttagaaaattcataaatggaaggctttgaaaacccaaaaaatcatatattttagaaaatattccaACATTTTCAAGCGATGGTTTTGAATCCTCTAGAGAGTTGTATGTAGAAATGGAGGTAGGTGAGTCAAGCTTACTTGTGAATTATTCGGACTCGACTTGTCCTCTAATTCGACTCGATTCGACTTTGCTCGAGTTTGATTTTGACTTTGAGTTACTTGGGTATTTTAACAAGTTAAGTTCAAACTTAGTAATAGTGTTCAAGCCGAGTTTCAAGCCTAATCagactttttaattttattaattttatatt
The sequence above is a segment of the Malania oleifera isolate guangnan ecotype guangnan chromosome 8, ASM2987363v1, whole genome shotgun sequence genome. Coding sequences within it:
- the LOC131161541 gene encoding lysine histidine transporter-like 8, whose amino-acid sequence is MDERPETELISIPATPRASTPEIQTPSGQRSPRPKEAKTSATWTPTSFISPRFLSPIGTPMKRVLVNMKGYLEEVGHLTKLNPQDAWLPITESRNGNAHYAAFHNLNAGVGFQALVLPVAFSFLGWSWGILSLTIAYFWQLYTLWILVQLHEAVPGKRYNRYVELAQAAFGERLGVWLALFPTVYLSAGTATALILIGGETMKLFFQIVCGPLCSSNPLTTVEWYLVFTSLCIVLSQLPNLNSIAGLSLVGAVTAITYSTMVWVLSVSQQRPPTISYQPLSLPSFSASVFSVMNALGIIAFAFRGHNLALEIQATMPSTFKHPAHVPMWRGAKVAYFFIAMCLFPVAIGGFWGYGNLMPSGGILNALYRFHIHDIPRGLLAMTFLLVVFNCLSSFQIYSMPVFDSFEASYTSRTNRPCSIWVRSGFRVFYGFVNFFIGVALPFLSSLAGLLGGLTLPVTFAYPCFMWVLIKRPAKFSFNWYFNWILGWLGIAFSLAFSIGGIWSIVNNGLKLKFFKPN